From Candidatus Sphingomonas colombiensis, one genomic window encodes:
- a CDS encoding serine hydrolase: MKRTISLALLALATPISAQQIRPTSPQPYNQAIAAGYKALTLCEGVFDAGRSESQIASVELRGIYPEYDAIVPGLPATIDRQTRVVTVPFDARLAPRRAMWRPLYGCYLSPIGTPAARANPAATTATPLPADPRPWPMGDANIAPRPSPSLAGLVARAFDRASFGAESVTIGVVILKDGRIVAEQYAPGFGPLVPNRTWSVAKSIAGTMVGLASASANIDQYKPATIPEWRRPGDPRATITLDNLMRMASGLHSDSAGNRTDAIYFGGTSVTEQATGWPLEAAPGTRFRYANNDIMLAARSLRATLGEARYASLPHEGLLRPLGMGHTTLGTDWQGNYILSSQVWTTARDLARLGQFWLQDGVWQGRRMLPAGWMRYMTTPNGPQPVDGPGYGATMWLFGPKQGLPVGSYAAQGNRGQSVMVIPQHGLVIVRRGEDPGAARFDIARFSAEVIAAAP, translated from the coding sequence GTGAAAAGAACGATTAGCCTAGCATTGCTCGCACTCGCCACGCCGATTTCCGCGCAGCAGATTCGCCCCACCTCGCCACAGCCATATAATCAGGCGATCGCCGCCGGTTACAAGGCGCTCACCCTCTGCGAGGGCGTGTTCGACGCCGGGCGCAGCGAGAGCCAGATCGCCTCGGTCGAGTTGCGCGGCATCTATCCCGAATATGACGCGATCGTGCCCGGCCTGCCCGCCACGATCGACCGCCAGACGCGCGTGGTGACCGTGCCGTTCGATGCGCGGCTCGCCCCGCGGCGCGCGATGTGGCGACCGCTTTATGGCTGCTATCTCTCGCCGATCGGCACACCCGCCGCGCGGGCCAATCCCGCCGCCACCACCGCCACGCCGCTCCCCGCCGATCCTCGCCCATGGCCGATGGGCGATGCCAATATCGCGCCGCGCCCTTCCCCGTCGCTCGCCGGGCTGGTCGCCCGCGCCTTCGATCGCGCGAGCTTCGGCGCGGAAAGCGTGACGATCGGCGTGGTGATCCTGAAGGACGGCCGTATCGTCGCGGAGCAATATGCGCCCGGTTTCGGGCCGCTCGTGCCCAATCGCACATGGTCTGTTGCCAAGAGCATCGCGGGAACGATGGTCGGCCTCGCTTCGGCGAGCGCGAACATCGATCAGTATAAGCCCGCCACGATCCCCGAATGGCGTCGCCCCGGCGATCCGCGCGCGACGATCACGCTCGACAATCTGATGCGGATGGCGAGCGGCCTGCACAGCGACAGCGCCGGCAACCGCACCGATGCGATCTATTTCGGCGGCACCAGCGTTACCGAACAGGCAACCGGCTGGCCGCTGGAAGCGGCACCGGGCACCCGGTTCCGCTATGCCAATAACGATATCATGCTGGCCGCGCGGAGCCTGCGCGCGACGCTCGGCGAAGCGCGTTACGCCAGCCTGCCGCATGAGGGGCTGCTCCGTCCGCTCGGGATGGGGCATACCACCCTCGGCACGGACTGGCAGGGCAATTACATCCTCTCGAGCCAGGTGTGGACGACGGCGCGCGATCTCGCGCGGCTCGGCCAGTTCTGGTTGCAGGACGGCGTGTGGCAGGGCCGTCGCATGCTGCCGGCCGGCTGGATGCGTTATATGACGACGCCAAACGGCCCGCAGCCGGTGGATGGCCCGGGCTATGGCGCAACGATGTGGCTGTTCGGGCCGAAACAGGGCCTACCCGTCGGCAGTTATGCCGCGCAGGGCAATCGCGGCCAATCCGTGATGGTGATCCCGCAGCACGGGCTGGTGATCGTTCGTCGCGGCGAAGATCCGGGCGCGGCGCGCTTCGATATCGCGCGCTTCTCCGCCGAAGTGATCGCCGCAGCGCCATGA
- a CDS encoding DUF2218 domain-containing protein, with product MSVSLARVPTASASRYLQQLAKHWSHKMVVTFSAEEGTIEFPNGSRLEMRADSETLDVALTVPDGEDVERMRGVVASHLDRFAFREAPLTFDWKEA from the coding sequence GTGAGCGTCTCGCTCGCTCGCGTGCCGACCGCGTCGGCCAGCCGCTATCTCCAGCAACTCGCCAAACACTGGAGCCACAAGATGGTCGTCACCTTCTCGGCGGAGGAGGGGACGATCGAATTTCCGAACGGCAGCCGGCTCGAAATGCGCGCGGACAGCGAAACGCTCGACGTCGCGCTGACCGTGCCCGACGGGGAGGATGTCGAGCGGATGCGCGGCGTTGTCGCGAGCCATCTCGATCGCTTCGCCTTCCGCGAAGCGCCGCTGACGTTCGATTGGAAAGAAGCTTAG
- a CDS encoding patatin-like protein, whose protein sequence is MNAARIREKELRLALVCYGGISLAVYMHGITKEVWHLARASRASHDGEKLSGTAGVYAALLDEMAEEGALRLRILPDILAGASAGGINGIFLAQAISSGQSLDPLTDLWLERGDVEALIDAAAAPASRFSKAWALPLAWMAAGRSADKLEAIDENTREEVRSKLSHFVRSRWFEPPFSGPGFTGMLLDAFDAMAAAPRGPRLLPRGQPLDLFVTVTDFTGHPERLQLHSPPEVLETEHRLIFPFSDYGEERDTLAPSAELAFAARATSSFPGAFPPFTVGEIDGVLNERAAEWPTRDAFLRRILPRQSAANAAEKAVLIDGSVLANAPFRPALDALRRRPARRQVDRRFVYIDPSPGTKFRLSGERDGVPGFFQTILGAISELPRQQPIRDNLEAIAKRSARIERMSAILRAVRPEVEAKVEELFGRTFFLDRPTASRIAAWRRRAQMAAAEHAGYSYAAYAHLKLTGVIETISALLHGIGGEPGPQHWQRIRQLIEAALVGRGYDETSPDVAGSAATIDFLRTFDLGFRIRRLRLMSRRLSELEGGVANETILPIRDAIYESLSAYLDCQNPRSHHALRGEVRALRGDAGALLDRLADSMELKRLDAETDLRLAEALAALPRDLRHDLLLRYLGFPYFDVATLPLLQGEGMDEYDPIQVDRIAPDDARSIRGGGAEATLKGIQFNSFGAFFSRSYRENDYLWGRLHGAERMIDIAVSALVGEARLRPGRVAAIKRAAFIAILDEEAPRLHTAAVLIETLRREIG, encoded by the coding sequence ATGAACGCTGCCCGTATTCGTGAGAAGGAATTGCGGCTGGCGCTGGTCTGCTACGGCGGGATCAGCCTGGCGGTCTATATGCACGGCATCACGAAAGAGGTGTGGCATCTCGCCCGCGCCAGCCGTGCGAGCCATGATGGCGAGAAGCTCAGCGGCACCGCAGGTGTCTATGCCGCCCTGCTCGACGAGATGGCGGAAGAAGGCGCGCTGCGCCTGCGCATCCTGCCCGATATTCTTGCGGGCGCCAGCGCCGGTGGGATCAATGGCATCTTCCTCGCGCAGGCGATCTCGTCGGGCCAGTCGCTCGATCCGTTGACCGACCTGTGGCTGGAGCGCGGCGACGTGGAGGCGCTGATCGACGCCGCCGCCGCGCCCGCCTCGCGCTTTTCCAAAGCATGGGCGCTCCCGCTCGCGTGGATGGCGGCTGGGCGCAGCGCCGACAAGCTGGAGGCGATCGACGAGAACACACGCGAGGAAGTGCGCAGCAAGCTCTCGCATTTCGTCCGGTCGCGCTGGTTCGAGCCGCCGTTCAGCGGACCCGGCTTTACCGGGATGCTGCTCGACGCGTTCGACGCAATGGCCGCCGCGCCACGCGGACCGCGCCTCTTGCCGCGCGGCCAGCCGCTCGACCTGTTCGTCACCGTCACCGATTTCACCGGCCATCCGGAGCGGCTGCAGCTCCATTCTCCGCCGGAAGTGCTGGAGACCGAGCACCGGCTCATTTTCCCGTTCAGCGATTACGGGGAGGAACGCGACACGCTCGCCCCGTCCGCCGAACTGGCCTTCGCCGCACGGGCGACATCCAGTTTTCCAGGCGCCTTCCCGCCGTTCACGGTAGGCGAAATCGACGGTGTTCTGAACGAGCGTGCAGCGGAATGGCCGACGCGCGATGCTTTCCTTCGCCGCATTCTGCCGCGCCAATCGGCGGCGAATGCAGCCGAAAAGGCAGTCCTGATCGACGGATCGGTGCTCGCAAACGCGCCGTTCCGCCCGGCGCTCGACGCATTGCGCCGGCGACCGGCGCGGCGTCAGGTCGATCGGCGCTTCGTGTATATCGACCCCTCCCCCGGCACGAAATTCCGCCTGTCCGGCGAGCGCGATGGCGTGCCCGGCTTCTTCCAGACGATTCTCGGCGCGATCAGCGAATTGCCGCGCCAGCAGCCGATCCGCGACAATCTGGAAGCGATCGCCAAGCGCTCGGCACGGATCGAGCGGATGAGCGCGATCCTGCGCGCCGTCCGCCCGGAGGTGGAGGCGAAGGTGGAGGAGCTGTTCGGCCGCACCTTCTTTCTCGATCGCCCCACCGCATCCCGCATCGCCGCATGGCGTCGCCGGGCGCAGATGGCCGCCGCGGAACATGCCGGATACAGCTACGCCGCATACGCTCATCTGAAACTGACCGGCGTGATCGAGACGATCTCCGCGCTGTTGCATGGCATCGGCGGCGAGCCCGGTCCGCAGCACTGGCAACGTATCCGACAACTGATCGAGGCGGCGCTCGTAGGTCGCGGCTATGACGAGACGTCGCCCGACGTTGCCGGGAGCGCGGCCACGATCGATTTCCTGCGCACATTCGATCTCGGATTTCGCATCCGACGCCTGCGATTGATGTCCCGTCGCCTGAGCGAGCTGGAAGGCGGCGTCGCCAATGAAACGATCCTGCCGATCCGCGACGCGATCTACGAATCGCTTTCAGCCTATCTCGATTGCCAGAATCCGCGTTCGCACCATGCGCTTCGCGGCGAGGTTCGCGCACTGCGAGGCGACGCGGGCGCATTGCTCGATCGTCTGGCCGATTCGATGGAATTGAAGCGGCTGGATGCGGAGACGGATCTGCGGCTCGCGGAGGCGCTGGCCGCACTGCCCCGCGATCTGCGCCACGATCTGCTACTGCGCTACCTCGGCTTCCCCTATTTCGACGTGGCGACCCTTCCCCTGCTTCAAGGCGAGGGAATGGACGAATATGATCCGATCCAGGTCGATCGGATCGCGCCTGACGATGCGCGATCGATTCGTGGCGGGGGCGCCGAGGCGACGTTGAAAGGCATTCAATTCAATAGCTTCGGGGCATTCTTTAGCCGATCCTATCGCGAGAACGATTATCTGTGGGGCCGGCTGCACGGTGCGGAACGGATGATCGACATCGCGGTCTCCGCATTGGTTGGCGAGGCGCGCTTGCGGCCTGGGCGGGTGGCGGCAATCAAGCGCGCCGCATTCATCGCAATCCTCGATGAAGAGGCCCCGCGCCTCCATACCGCCGCCGTCCTGATCGAAACACTGCGTCGCGAAATCGGCTGA
- the pyrF gene encoding orotidine-5'-phosphate decarboxylase: protein MSNRIYVALDTPDIARAKAVAERVRHHVGGIKLGLEFFAANGRTGVREMADLGLPIFLDLKLHDIPNTVAKAVQALRGLEPAILTVHAAGGRAMLEDAKAAAPTGTKVVAVTMLTSLDQRDLDATGITGSPHDQVLRLTELAMRAGVDGIVCSGAEVKAAHELWPKGFFVVPGVRPADGVIGDQKRVVTPRDALDNGASILVVGRPITQADDPDAAARAIGATL, encoded by the coding sequence GTGAGTAACCGTATCTACGTCGCCCTCGATACCCCGGACATCGCCCGCGCAAAGGCGGTTGCCGAGCGCGTCCGCCACCATGTCGGCGGGATCAAGCTCGGGCTGGAATTCTTTGCCGCCAACGGCCGCACCGGCGTGCGCGAGATGGCGGATCTTGGGCTGCCGATCTTCCTCGACCTGAAGCTGCACGACATTCCGAACACCGTGGCCAAGGCGGTGCAGGCTTTGCGCGGGCTGGAACCGGCGATCCTGACGGTCCACGCAGCCGGCGGGCGGGCGATGCTGGAGGATGCCAAGGCCGCCGCCCCGACGGGCACCAAGGTGGTCGCGGTAACGATGCTGACCAGCCTCGACCAGCGCGATCTCGATGCGACCGGCATCACCGGCTCTCCGCACGATCAGGTGCTCCGTCTGACCGAACTGGCGATGCGGGCCGGCGTGGACGGCATCGTCTGCTCCGGCGCGGAAGTGAAGGCCGCGCACGAATTATGGCCAAAGGGTTTCTTCGTCGTCCCCGGCGTTCGCCCCGCCGACGGTGTGATCGGCGATCAGAAGCGGGTCGTCACGCCACGCGATGCGCTGGATAATGGAGCGTCGATCCTGGTGGTAGGCCGCCCGATCACGCAGGCCGATGATCCTGATGCCGCCGCCCGGGCGATCGGCGCGACGCTCTAG
- the trpB gene encoding tryptophan synthase subunit beta: protein MTTPNSFRAQPDERGHFGDFGGRYVAETLMPLILDLEREYRAAKADPAFQAEFDDLLEHYVGRPSPLYFAPRLTEEFGGAQIWLKREELNHTGAHKINNCIGQILLAIRMGKTRIIAETGAGQHGVATATVCARFGLPCVIYMGAKDVERQQPNVFRMKLLGAEVIPVTSGAMTLKDAMNEAMRDWVANVHDTFYIIGTAAGPHPYPELVRDFQSVIGKEARAQMLSRSGRLPDLLIAAVGGGSNAIGLFHPFLDDAEVAMIGVEAAGHGIHSGQHAASLTGGSPGILHGNKTYLLQDEDGQIAEAHSISAGLDYPGIGPEHSWLHEIGRVRYLPITDTEALEAFQLCCRAEGIIPALESAHALAALPKVAKDYGKDAMILVNVSGRGDKDIFTVADALGVKL, encoded by the coding sequence ATGACTACCCCCAATTCCTTCCGTGCGCAGCCCGATGAGCGCGGGCATTTCGGTGATTTCGGCGGCCGCTATGTCGCCGAGACGCTGATGCCGCTGATCCTCGATCTGGAGCGCGAATATCGTGCGGCGAAGGCCGATCCCGCGTTCCAGGCCGAGTTCGACGATCTGCTCGAACATTATGTCGGCCGCCCGAGCCCGCTCTATTTCGCGCCTCGGCTGACCGAGGAATTCGGCGGCGCGCAAATCTGGCTCAAGCGCGAGGAATTGAATCACACCGGCGCGCACAAGATCAATAATTGCATCGGCCAGATCCTGCTCGCGATCCGCATGGGCAAGACACGGATCATCGCCGAGACGGGTGCGGGCCAGCACGGCGTGGCGACTGCAACGGTGTGCGCGCGCTTCGGCCTTCCCTGCGTGATCTACATGGGCGCGAAGGACGTGGAGCGGCAGCAGCCGAACGTGTTCCGCATGAAGCTGCTCGGCGCGGAGGTGATCCCGGTCACGTCCGGCGCGATGACGCTGAAGGACGCGATGAACGAGGCGATGCGCGATTGGGTCGCGAACGTCCACGATACTTTCTACATCATCGGCACCGCCGCCGGCCCGCATCCCTATCCGGAGCTGGTGCGCGATTTCCAGAGCGTGATCGGCAAGGAAGCGCGCGCGCAGATGCTGTCGCGCTCCGGGCGCCTGCCCGATCTGCTGATTGCGGCGGTCGGCGGCGGATCGAATGCGATCGGGCTGTTCCATCCGTTCCTCGACGACGCGGAGGTCGCGATGATCGGCGTGGAGGCGGCCGGCCACGGCATCCACTCCGGCCAACATGCCGCAAGCCTGACCGGCGGCTCGCCCGGCATCCTTCACGGCAACAAAACCTATCTGTTGCAGGATGAGGACGGCCAGATCGCCGAGGCTCACTCGATCAGCGCCGGCCTCGATTATCCCGGCATCGGGCCGGAACATAGCTGGCTGCACGAAATCGGCCGCGTCCGTTACCTGCCGATCACCGATACCGAGGCGCTCGAGGCGTTCCAGCTCTGTTGCCGCGCCGAGGGGATCATCCCCGCGCTGGAAAGTGCCCACGCCCTCGCCGCGCTGCCCAAGGTGGCGAAGGATTATGGCAAGGACGCGATGATCCTCGTCAACGTCTCCGGCCGTGGGGACAAGGATATCTTCACCGTCGCCGATGCGCTGGGGGTGAAGCTGTGA
- a CDS encoding MmcQ/YjbR family DNA-binding protein — protein sequence MRNWADVVDFACSLPDVEMASFYGTPCPKVNGKAFVSPGREADSFHVMASHEEKAVLLETDPDTFWQTPHYEGWPGLLVYYGAADEERVRNVIRRAWWDRAKKAQRAAFGDRP from the coding sequence ATGAGGAACTGGGCGGACGTAGTGGATTTCGCCTGCTCCCTCCCGGACGTGGAGATGGCATCCTTCTACGGCACGCCCTGTCCCAAGGTTAACGGCAAGGCTTTCGTCTCCCCCGGCCGGGAGGCGGACAGCTTCCACGTCATGGCATCGCATGAGGAAAAGGCGGTGCTGCTGGAAACGGATCCCGACACTTTCTGGCAGACCCCGCATTATGAGGGCTGGCCGGGCTTGCTGGTGTATTACGGCGCGGCGGACGAGGAGCGCGTCCGCAACGTCATCCGCCGCGCCTGGTGGGATCGCGCGAAAAAGGCGCAACGTGCGGCGTTCGGCGATCGCCCCTGA
- a CDS encoding phosphoribosylanthranilate isomerase, with the protein MPTTAKICGITTPETLDAAIVGGASHIGFNFFAPSPRYLEADRAAALAARMPSHICRIGVFVDPDDALIEMAVTAGRLQALQLHKTAPARVAELARRTGLEIWAVVAVKVRADLDGACNYRDAANRILYDAKTPDDAALPAGMGLRFDWSVLDGFRHPLPWALSGGLDAANVAEAIGRTNASLVDVCSGVESAPGVKDVDKIAAFLKAIPR; encoded by the coding sequence ATGCCCACCACTGCCAAGATATGCGGCATCACGACGCCCGAGACGCTGGACGCGGCGATCGTCGGCGGGGCGAGCCATATCGGTTTCAACTTCTTCGCCCCCTCACCGCGTTATCTCGAAGCCGATCGCGCGGCGGCGCTGGCGGCACGGATGCCCTCGCATATCTGTCGTATCGGGGTGTTCGTCGATCCCGACGACGCGCTGATCGAAATGGCCGTTACGGCTGGCCGGCTGCAGGCACTGCAACTCCACAAGACCGCGCCGGCGCGCGTCGCTGAACTCGCGCGACGCACAGGGCTCGAAATCTGGGCGGTGGTTGCCGTGAAGGTCCGCGCCGATCTCGACGGTGCCTGCAACTACAGGGATGCGGCCAATCGCATCCTCTATGACGCCAAGACGCCCGATGATGCCGCGCTGCCCGCCGGGATGGGATTGCGCTTCGACTGGTCGGTCCTCGACGGCTTTCGCCATCCGCTGCCATGGGCGCTATCGGGTGGGCTGGATGCTGCAAACGTGGCGGAGGCGATCGGCCGCACCAACGCGTCGCTGGTCGACGTTTGTTCCGGCGTGGAATCCGCGCCGGGCGTGAAGGACGTGGACAAGATCGCCGCATTCCTTAAGGCGATCCCGCGATGA
- a CDS encoding endonuclease/exonuclease/phosphatase family protein, producing the protein MIRVASYNMRKGIGTDRRRNPDRTLEVLREIDADVIALQEADRRFGARSAVIPAHLIDEHSTWKPVDFGARATSMGWHGNALLVPKTAEILDCEVIHLPSLEPRGAVMADVRINGEPIRVVGMHLDLSGLWRRRQAHAILTHIAASLRQHPTVMMGDLNEWTRAAGCLRDFDRDFSFADTGPSFHARRPVGRLDRIMVSDGLKVVDCGVHGSHAARKASDHLPIWADIAAA; encoded by the coding sequence ATGATCCGTGTCGCCAGCTACAACATGCGCAAAGGCATCGGCACCGACCGACGCCGCAATCCCGATCGCACGCTCGAGGTGCTGCGCGAGATCGATGCCGACGTGATCGCGCTGCAAGAGGCCGATCGTCGCTTCGGCGCGCGGTCGGCGGTGATACCCGCGCATCTGATCGACGAGCATAGCACTTGGAAGCCGGTGGATTTCGGCGCGCGCGCCACGTCCATGGGCTGGCATGGCAATGCGCTGCTGGTACCGAAAACCGCCGAGATCCTCGACTGCGAGGTAATTCACCTGCCCTCGCTGGAGCCGCGCGGCGCGGTGATGGCGGATGTTCGGATCAACGGGGAGCCGATCCGCGTCGTCGGGATGCACCTTGACCTCTCCGGCCTGTGGCGGCGAAGACAGGCGCATGCGATCCTCACCCATATCGCGGCGAGCCTGCGCCAGCACCCGACGGTGATGATGGGCGATCTCAACGAATGGACCCGTGCCGCCGGCTGCCTGCGCGATTTCGATCGCGATTTCTCGTTCGCCGATACCGGGCCCAGCTTTCACGCACGACGCCCCGTGGGGCGGCTCGATCGGATCATGGTATCGGACGGGCTGAAGGTCGTGGATTGCGGCGTCCATGGCTCCCATGCGGCACGCAAGGCGAGCGATCATTTGCCGATCTGGGCGGATATCGCCGCCGCATGA
- a CDS encoding PadR family transcriptional regulator — protein MFHGMHGGRGRHCGSRGDWSRGPFSVHWEFGGDARGGGRGRGRRMFDGGELRLVLLKLIADEPRHGYELIRAIEELTGGDYAPSPGVVYPTLTLLDEMGFIEEQAADEKRKRYGATDAGRAHLEENKEQVEALIERLAHVGERRQRTDGAPIRRAMGNLRVALEHRLTRGDFSQDTLHDVAALIDEVAQKIERLR, from the coding sequence ATGTTTCATGGTATGCACGGCGGCAGAGGCCGCCATTGCGGATCGCGCGGCGATTGGTCGCGCGGGCCGTTCAGCGTTCACTGGGAATTCGGCGGCGATGCACGCGGCGGCGGTCGCGGTCGCGGGCGGCGGATGTTCGACGGTGGCGAGCTTCGTCTCGTCCTGCTCAAGCTGATCGCGGATGAGCCGCGCCACGGTTACGAACTGATCCGCGCGATCGAGGAACTGACCGGCGGCGATTATGCGCCGAGCCCGGGTGTGGTTTATCCGACGCTTACCCTGCTCGACGAAATGGGTTTCATCGAGGAGCAGGCCGCCGACGAAAAGCGCAAACGTTATGGGGCGACCGACGCCGGCCGCGCGCATCTCGAGGAAAATAAGGAGCAGGTAGAGGCGCTGATCGAGCGGCTCGCGCATGTCGGCGAGCGCCGCCAGCGCACCGACGGCGCGCCGATCCGTCGCGCGATGGGCAATCTGCGTGTCGCGCTGGAGCATCGGTTGACCAGGGGCGATTTCTCGCAGGATACGCTGCACGATGTCGCCGCGCTGATCGACGAGGTCGCGCAGAAGATCGAGCGGCTGCGGTGA
- a CDS encoding lipopolysaccharide assembly protein LapA domain-containing protein, whose product MQFLKILFWCLIAFIAAVFTFGNWKWVTIQLFGNLVAEVNLPFLLLVTFAIGFVPTLIYQRAMRWRLRLRLNNAERTLADLRAAPVVAQPVEPIAVPATIASPGEA is encoded by the coding sequence ATGCAGTTCCTAAAAATCCTCTTCTGGTGCCTGATCGCCTTCATCGCGGCGGTCTTCACCTTCGGCAATTGGAAGTGGGTGACGATCCAGCTGTTCGGGAATCTGGTCGCCGAAGTGAACCTCCCGTTCCTGCTGCTCGTCACCTTCGCGATCGGCTTCGTGCCGACGCTGATCTATCAGCGCGCGATGCGCTGGCGGCTGCGGTTGCGGCTGAACAACGCCGAGCGCACGCTTGCCGATTTGCGCGCCGCTCCAGTTGTTGCGCAGCCGGTTGAGCCTATCGCCGTTCCCGCCACTATCGCCTCGCCGGGAGAAGCCTGA
- a CDS encoding replication-associated recombination protein A, producing the protein MADLFAGFEPATPHDDTVAPDAPLADRLRPRQLDEVVGQEHLTGPEGAIGRMVAAGRLSSMILWGPPGTGKTTIARLLADAVGLRFAPISAVFSGVADLKKAFAEARDHARAGKRTLLFVDEIHRFNRAQQDGFLPYVENGTVTLVGATTENPSFELNAALLSRAQVLILQRLDRAALDKLLDRAETEMERPLPLTPEAREALVASADGDGRFLLNQAETLFSVAIDAPLDPAGLSSFLQRRVAVYDKDREGHYNIISALHKSVRGSDPQAALYYLARMLTAGEEPLYALRRLTRMAVEDIGMADPQALTQCIAAKDAYELLGSPEGELAIVQACLYLATAPKSNAAYMAMKSAWQSARETGSLMPPANILNAPTKLMKQVGYGKGYEYDHDATDAFSGANYWPAEMAPQHFYQPTGRGYEKRVAERLAWWNERRREKND; encoded by the coding sequence ATGGCCGATCTGTTCGCGGGGTTTGAACCCGCCACTCCCCACGATGATACCGTTGCCCCGGATGCGCCGCTGGCTGATCGCCTGCGCCCGCGCCAGCTCGACGAAGTGGTCGGGCAAGAGCATCTCACCGGCCCGGAGGGTGCTATCGGGCGGATGGTAGCCGCCGGACGACTGTCCTCGATGATCCTGTGGGGGCCGCCGGGCACCGGCAAGACGACGATAGCGCGGCTGCTGGCGGATGCGGTCGGTTTGCGCTTCGCGCCGATCTCGGCGGTGTTTTCGGGCGTCGCCGATCTCAAGAAGGCGTTCGCCGAAGCGCGCGATCATGCGCGCGCCGGCAAGCGCACCCTGCTGTTTGTGGACGAAATCCACCGCTTCAATCGCGCCCAGCAGGACGGCTTCCTGCCCTATGTCGAGAACGGCACCGTCACCCTTGTCGGCGCGACGACCGAAAATCCGTCGTTCGAATTGAACGCCGCGTTGCTCAGCCGTGCGCAGGTGCTGATCCTCCAGCGGCTCGATCGCGCCGCGCTCGACAAGTTGCTCGACCGTGCCGAGACGGAGATGGAACGCCCCCTGCCCCTTACGCCCGAAGCGCGCGAAGCGCTGGTGGCCAGCGCGGACGGGGATGGACGTTTCCTGCTCAATCAGGCCGAGACTTTATTCTCGGTCGCGATCGACGCCCCGCTCGACCCGGCGGGCCTCTCATCCTTCCTGCAACGCCGCGTCGCGGTGTATGACAAGGATCGCGAGGGGCATTACAATATCATCTCCGCGCTGCATAAATCGGTGCGCGGATCGGATCCGCAGGCGGCGCTTTATTATCTCGCGCGGATGCTGACCGCCGGTGAGGAGCCACTCTACGCGCTGCGCCGGCTCACGCGCATGGCGGTGGAGGATATCGGCATGGCCGATCCACAGGCGCTGACCCAGTGCATCGCCGCCAAGGACGCCTATGAATTGCTCGGCTCGCCGGAAGGCGAACTCGCGATCGTGCAGGCGTGCCTCTATCTCGCCACAGCGCCCAAATCGAATGCCGCCTATATGGCGATGAAGAGCGCGTGGCAGTCGGCGCGCGAAACCGGATCACTGATGCCGCCGGCCAATATCCTGAATGCGCCGACGAAGTTGATGAAGCAGGTCGGCTACGGCAAGGGCTACGAATATGATCATGACGCGACGGATGCCTTTTCCGGCGCGAATTACTGGCCAGCGGAGATGGCGCCGCAGCATTTCTATCAACCTACCGGGCGCGGCTACGAAAAAAGGGTTGCCGAGCGGCTTGCCTGGTGGAACGAACGCCGACGTGAAAAGAACGATTAG